A window from bacterium encodes these proteins:
- a CDS encoding DNA-3-methyladenine glycosylase I, which produces MQSKRRCPWCGDDPLCVAYHDAEWGVAVHDDRRLFEMLILEGAQAGLNWLTILRKRDNYRKTFANFDPARVAKFDRRKIAALLENPGIVRNRLKIHAAVANAQALLQVQKEFGSFDRYIWQFVGGKPKKNRWRELKELPSRTPESDAMSKDLKRRGFSFVGSTICYAFMQAVGMVNDHVVRCYRYREV; this is translated from the coding sequence ATGCAAAGCAAGCGACGCTGTCCCTGGTGTGGCGATGATCCGCTCTGCGTGGCCTATCATGATGCGGAGTGGGGCGTAGCCGTGCATGACGATCGGCGGCTGTTCGAGATGTTGATTCTCGAAGGCGCGCAGGCGGGCTTGAACTGGCTCACGATTTTGCGTAAGCGCGACAACTACCGCAAGACCTTCGCGAATTTCGATCCGGCGCGCGTGGCCAAATTCGACCGCCGGAAAATCGCCGCGCTGCTGGAGAATCCCGGCATTGTGCGCAACCGCCTCAAGATTCATGCGGCGGTGGCCAATGCCCAGGCCTTGCTGCAGGTGCAGAAGGAATTCGGCAGCTTCGACCGCTACATTTGGCAATTCGTGGGCGGCAAGCCGAAAAAGAACCGCTGGCGGGAACTGAAGGAACTGCCCAGCCGCACGCCGGAATCCGATGCCATGAGCAAAGACCTGAAGCGCCGCGGCTTTTCATTCGTGGGCTCGACGATTTGCTATGCTTTCATGCAGGCGGTGGGCATGGTGAATGATCACGTGGTGAGGTGTTATCGCTATCGTGAGGTGTGA